The proteins below come from a single Eubacterium limosum genomic window:
- a CDS encoding histidine kinase N-terminal domain-containing protein: MSVLIRNLCKKYTNLTEEDIDIIIEKSEALADIASKTDQDVFIDCPCIQISEAVVVAEALKKDSLYQLSTLGCIVREEDEPAVFRTFRSGEETEEVEATIFSSRLEGRVIQNVQPIKNKGKTIGVLIFERPTKEDRPLKRSTKRFVTNTAGTLPILKDCVWITEYFDDALIIVSENGVILYRNTVAAKLYRKQGYVYDILGQEYSKVSLHGELLPRDSKRSGAEMKIGAYYYRIRQFNLKDKGVFLIVIRDITELRINEQELILKSTAIQEIHHRIKNNLQTVHSLLRLQWRRAKSAETQTALSDAMNRILSIATTHESLLYSGVDEISLFTVIEEIKKNFTDLMNLENQEIEIDVTGDDLRVSSDISSSIALVINELIQNSLKYAFENRKNGRITITVSEGNMGYANITVIDNGTGYEVQKENRSLGLKIVENLVQNKLKGRLEIQSGADGTQATFDFKIK; this comes from the coding sequence ATGTCTGTACTTATTCGAAATTTATGTAAAAAATACACTAATTTAACCGAAGAAGATATTGATATCATTATAGAAAAGTCAGAAGCACTTGCCGATATTGCGTCCAAAACAGATCAAGATGTCTTTATTGACTGTCCTTGCATTCAAATATCTGAGGCAGTTGTTGTGGCAGAAGCTTTAAAAAAAGATTCGCTGTATCAGTTGAGTACTTTAGGTTGTATCGTTCGAGAGGAGGATGAACCTGCGGTTTTCAGAACTTTTCGTTCTGGAGAGGAAACTGAAGAGGTTGAAGCCACAATTTTTTCTTCAAGATTAGAGGGAAGAGTCATTCAGAATGTTCAGCCAATAAAAAATAAGGGTAAAACCATTGGTGTATTAATTTTTGAGAGACCAACCAAGGAAGACCGACCTTTAAAAAGAAGTACAAAAAGATTTGTGACAAATACAGCAGGCACTTTGCCTATTTTAAAAGATTGTGTCTGGATTACTGAGTATTTTGATGACGCGCTTATTATTGTAAGTGAAAATGGCGTGATTTTATACCGCAATACAGTTGCAGCTAAACTGTACAGAAAACAGGGATATGTTTATGATATTTTAGGACAGGAATATTCAAAAGTTTCACTCCATGGTGAGTTACTGCCAAGGGATAGTAAACGCTCCGGAGCAGAAATGAAAATCGGGGCTTACTATTATCGCATACGACAGTTTAATTTAAAGGATAAAGGCGTATTTTTAATTGTTATTCGTGATATTACAGAACTCAGGATCAACGAACAGGAGTTGATTTTAAAATCTACTGCTATCCAGGAGATCCATCATAGAATTAAAAACAATCTGCAAACAGTCCACAGTTTGCTCCGTTTACAATGGCGCCGGGCAAAATCAGCGGAGACACAAACAGCTTTATCAGATGCTATGAATCGAATCCTTAGCATTGCGACAACGCATGAAAGCCTTTTGTATAGCGGAGTAGATGAGATTAGTCTTTTTACCGTCATTGAGGAAATTAAAAAGAATTTTACGGATTTAATGAATTTGGAAAATCAAGAAATTGAAATAGATGTGACGGGGGATGATCTGCGTGTTTCCTCGGATATTTCATCTTCAATTGCTTTAGTCATTAATGAATTGATCCAAAACTCATTGAAATATGCCTTTGAAAATAGAAAAAACGGGCGCATTACAATCACGGTGTCTGAAGGAAATATGGGGTATGCTAATATAACGGTAATTGATAATGGAACCGGTTATGAAGTTCAGAAAGAAAATAGAAGTCTTGGATTAAAAATTGTCGAAAATCTTGTGCAGAATAAACTAAAGGGACGATTGGAAATACAATCAGGTGCTGACGGTACACAGGCAACCTTTGATTTTAAAATTAAATAA
- a CDS encoding ANTAR domain-containing response regulator: MEEAILDDRKKTTVVIVDDEPIIIMDLEEVLENLGYKVVGKALDGFEAIEICRSKKPDVVLMDVEMPVLDGFAAASCILEEALAETVIMVTAYNDKKFVDQAMEIGASGYLVKPINERSIMPCINVARARSKEIIHLKQEVKKTKELVEARKIIEKAKGLIMKKKNISENEAYEYIRLISKEKQISMQRVAEILLKGRRK; encoded by the coding sequence ATGGAAGAGGCAATATTGGATGATAGGAAAAAAACAACGGTTGTTATTGTAGATGATGAACCCATTATTATTATGGATTTAGAAGAGGTTCTGGAAAATCTTGGATACAAAGTAGTGGGAAAGGCGCTTGATGGATTTGAAGCCATTGAAATATGTCGCAGTAAAAAGCCCGACGTTGTGCTTATGGATGTTGAGATGCCTGTTCTTGATGGGTTTGCGGCAGCTAGCTGTATTTTGGAAGAGGCCCTTGCGGAAACTGTCATCATGGTCACAGCGTATAATGATAAAAAATTTGTAGACCAGGCAATGGAGATAGGCGCTTCTGGGTATTTGGTCAAACCCATTAATGAGCGTTCTATCATGCCCTGTATCAATGTTGCTAGAGCCAGAAGTAAGGAGATTATACACCTTAAGCAAGAAGTGAAGAAGACAAAGGAGCTTGTAGAAGCAAGAAAAATTATCGAAAAGGCTAAAGGGTTGATTATGAAGAAAAAAAATATCAGCGAAAATGAAGCTTATGAGTATATCCGTTTGATTAGCAAAGAAAAACAGATTTCGATGCAGCGAGTCGCTGAAATTTTGCTTAAAGGAAGACGAAAATAA
- a CDS encoding AAA family ATPase: MADTKEKTTPPDSSVDADGEQSPFKNYDLSIPETKKKDNVPKKKAAAAKDTALKTVTVTTLLDTLYPPLEPIIHDLLYPGTYLFAGAPKAGKSFMMAQLAYHTSSGIPLWGNPVNPGTALYLALEDNNRRMQQRLYKMFGAKNNDKFYLATAAHRMNQGLEEQLEKFLEEHPDTKLIIYDTMQKVRGKDGDDISYKKDYEMISQIKAFGDQYDLCQTIVHHTRKQEASDRFDTISGTNGLLGAADGAFILERKKRGSNKAIMEMVSRDLPDQKFHLSFDTQKCLWQLDELEKESFKEPVNPLLEAVNQFLEREGKSWHGRASDLVDLLDIEKMSPNMLTKNLNPEVGRLSTEYGIEYENKRSNRGSDITLVKKRDKSIYSDDSDDI; encoded by the coding sequence ATGGCCGATACAAAAGAAAAAACGACTCCTCCCGATTCATCTGTTGACGCAGATGGGGAGCAGTCGCCATTCAAAAACTATGATTTAAGTATACCAGAAACAAAAAAGAAAGACAATGTTCCAAAGAAAAAAGCGGCAGCGGCAAAGGACACTGCCTTAAAGACGGTTACCGTGACCACGTTATTGGATACACTCTATCCGCCATTGGAGCCGATTATTCATGATCTTTTGTATCCCGGAACCTATCTGTTTGCCGGTGCACCGAAGGCAGGAAAATCTTTTATGATGGCTCAACTTGCTTACCATACCAGCAGCGGTATTCCGCTTTGGGGAAATCCTGTTAATCCAGGAACTGCTCTGTATCTGGCACTGGAAGATAATAACCGAAGAATGCAGCAGCGGCTGTATAAAATGTTTGGAGCAAAAAATAATGATAAATTTTATCTGGCCACTGCGGCCCATCGAATGAACCAAGGTTTGGAGGAGCAGCTTGAAAAATTTCTTGAGGAACATCCCGACACCAAGCTCATTATCTATGATACGATGCAAAAAGTGCGTGGAAAGGATGGTGACGATATCAGTTATAAAAAAGACTATGAGATGATTTCGCAAATAAAAGCCTTTGGCGATCAGTATGATCTTTGCCAGACCATTGTTCATCATACCCGTAAACAGGAGGCCAGCGATCGCTTTGATACAATCTCCGGGACCAATGGTTTGTTGGGGGCAGCCGACGGCGCCTTTATTCTGGAGAGGAAAAAACGCGGCAGCAACAAGGCGATCATGGAGATGGTCAGCCGGGATTTGCCCGATCAGAAATTTCATTTAAGTTTTGATACGCAAAAATGTCTTTGGCAATTGGATGAACTGGAAAAGGAATCCTTCAAAGAGCCTGTAAATCCGTTGCTGGAAGCGGTCAATCAATTTTTAGAAAGAGAAGGAAAAAGCTGGCATGGCCGCGCAAGCGATTTAGTTGATTTGTTGGACATTGAAAAGATGAGTCCCAATATGCTCACAAAAAATCTTAATCCTGAAGTTGGACGTCTGTCCACAGAGTATGGCATTGAATATGAAAATAAACGGAGCAACAGAGGAAGTGACATCACGCTGGTAAAGAAGAGAGACAAATCAATTTACAGTGACGATAGTGACGATATATAG
- a CDS encoding relaxase/mobilization nuclease domain-containing protein, which yields MAITKIWPVKDSLNRVIEYAKNVDKTENPDFLNADLYQVLHYAADENKTRFERQYYVTGINCAVETAGQQMQITKERFGKTGGTLAHHACQSFKPDELTPKACHAIGVKLAQKMWGDKYEVIVSTHLNTNCLHNHFVINSVSFIDGKKYNERKAEYQRMRDTSDALCREYHLSVIENPTKRKRSQGLYQAEKRGELTRYALYRSDIDEAIERSMTMKEFYDYLRRKGYQIKGKVDSCALKLPHYPRFTRFKTLGEAYSVLQIQDQIYRQRGPEVREKSKEPILFFVPTPKKLQIEDILGFGEEYRKLRNLYRFFCYQLGIYPKNKGQVSMSPIIKEEVRRMEEISQQTIFLCKHQIDTYEQLKEKQKEIQTEMDGLLNQRKKLTNKMRRAGPEEKEVLRQEKMALTKQITEIRKDLRLAFGVEKRSLDMMKSLEITREMLNKEMQKNKEKQRYR from the coding sequence ATGGCCATCACCAAAATCTGGCCCGTCAAGGACAGCCTGAACCGCGTCATTGAGTATGCCAAAAACGTTGATAAAACCGAAAATCCTGACTTCCTAAACGCCGATTTATACCAGGTGCTGCACTACGCAGCCGATGAAAACAAGACCAGATTTGAGCGACAATACTACGTAACCGGCATCAACTGTGCCGTGGAAACCGCCGGCCAGCAGATGCAGATCACCAAAGAAAGGTTTGGAAAAACAGGAGGAACCCTGGCCCATCACGCCTGTCAAAGCTTCAAACCCGACGAGCTTACCCCCAAAGCGTGCCACGCGATCGGGGTCAAGCTTGCACAAAAAATGTGGGGTGACAAATATGAAGTAATCGTGAGCACCCACCTCAATACCAACTGCCTGCATAACCATTTCGTCATCAATTCCGTCTCTTTTATTGACGGAAAGAAGTACAATGAACGCAAAGCAGAATACCAGCGGATGCGGGATACCTCCGACGCACTCTGCCGAGAGTACCATCTATCCGTGATTGAAAATCCCACAAAACGCAAACGGAGTCAAGGCCTTTACCAGGCAGAAAAGCGGGGAGAGCTGACACGCTATGCACTTTATCGCTCCGATATCGACGAAGCCATTGAACGCTCAATGACGATGAAAGAATTCTATGACTACCTGAGACGAAAAGGCTACCAGATTAAAGGAAAAGTCGATTCCTGCGCGCTGAAGCTGCCACATTATCCACGCTTCACACGCTTTAAAACACTCGGAGAAGCCTACTCCGTGCTGCAAATTCAGGATCAGATTTACCGGCAAAGAGGACCAGAAGTTCGGGAAAAAAGCAAAGAACCCATTTTATTCTTTGTGCCCACACCAAAGAAATTGCAGATCGAAGACATACTGGGGTTTGGTGAGGAGTATCGAAAGCTCCGCAACCTTTACCGGTTCTTCTGCTACCAATTGGGGATCTACCCTAAAAACAAAGGACAGGTTTCAATGAGCCCTATCATCAAAGAAGAAGTGCGCCGCATGGAAGAAATATCTCAACAGACCATCTTTTTATGCAAACATCAGATTGATACCTATGAACAGCTCAAGGAAAAACAGAAAGAAATTCAGACAGAGATGGATGGTTTGCTCAACCAAAGAAAGAAGCTCACCAACAAGATGCGGCGAGCTGGGCCTGAGGAAAAAGAGGTACTACGACAAGAGAAAATGGCGTTGACTAAACAGATTACAGAAATAAGAAAGGATTTAAGATTAGCTTTTGGTGTAGAAAAAAGGTCCTTAGATATGATGAAGAGCTTAGAAATAACGCGTGAAATGTTGAATAAAGAGATGCAAAAAAATAAGGAAAAACAGAGATATAGATAG
- a CDS encoding ethanolamine ammonia-lyase subunit EutB, translating into MRLKTKLFGKVYQFDSVNDVLAKANEQKSGDILAGIAAESEQERVAAKEVLSNLLVSDIRNNPCVPYEEDEVTRIIQDDVNEAIYNEFKNMTISDLREYILDYKTSELDLKRMARGITSEVAAAVGKLMGNMDLIYAAQKIRVEATCNTTIGKRGVLASRIQPNHPTDDPDSIKLSLYEGLSYGCGDAVLGLNPVDDTIDSLTRSLNLFDEIKRELEIPTQICVLGHITTQIECLKNGVPMDLMFQSLAGTEKANSSFGIDAEMLQTGKDLMLKQGTSIGPNVMYFETGQGSELSAEAHHGVDQMTLEARCYGLAKRYQPFLVNTVVGFIGPEYLYDGRQVIRAALEDHFMGKIQGIPMGVDSTMTCHMDSSFNDLDMLESLLALAGCNYFMGINGGDDVMLNHLTSSYHDMATLREMTDKKVIPEFGDWCRRWGIMDKNDHLTDLAGDASIFFK; encoded by the coding sequence ATGCGATTAAAAACAAAGCTATTCGGAAAGGTTTACCAGTTTGATTCAGTCAATGATGTTCTGGCAAAAGCAAACGAGCAAAAGTCTGGAGATATTCTGGCTGGAATTGCGGCTGAGTCGGAACAGGAGCGTGTAGCTGCAAAAGAGGTGCTGAGCAATCTTTTAGTTTCAGATATCCGAAATAACCCCTGTGTTCCTTATGAAGAAGATGAGGTAACCAGAATTATTCAGGACGATGTCAATGAAGCGATCTACAATGAATTCAAGAATATGACGATTAGCGACCTAAGGGAATATATCCTGGATTATAAAACATCGGAACTTGATTTAAAACGTATGGCTAGAGGTATCACATCAGAGGTTGCCGCGGCCGTTGGGAAGCTGATGGGGAATATGGATTTGATTTATGCTGCGCAGAAGATACGCGTGGAAGCTACTTGTAATACCACCATTGGAAAAAGAGGCGTTTTGGCCAGTCGGATTCAACCGAATCATCCCACGGATGATCCGGATTCAATAAAATTGTCACTGTATGAAGGCCTTAGTTATGGGTGTGGTGATGCTGTGCTTGGATTGAATCCTGTTGATGATACGATTGACAGTTTGACACGCAGTTTGAATTTATTTGATGAAATAAAACGCGAATTGGAGATTCCAACGCAAATTTGCGTTCTGGGGCACATTACAACACAAATTGAATGTCTGAAAAATGGAGTCCCAATGGATTTAATGTTCCAAAGTCTTGCGGGAACAGAAAAAGCAAATTCATCATTTGGGATTGATGCCGAAATGCTTCAGACTGGAAAAGATTTAATGCTCAAGCAAGGGACCTCTATCGGACCAAATGTAATGTATTTTGAAACTGGACAAGGTTCTGAACTATCCGCTGAGGCGCATCATGGTGTTGACCAGATGACCTTGGAAGCTCGCTGCTACGGTCTGGCTAAACGCTATCAGCCGTTCTTGGTTAACACTGTTGTGGGCTTTATTGGACCAGAATATCTGTATGATGGCAGACAGGTTATCAGGGCTGCTCTTGAAGATCATTTCATGGGAAAAATACAAGGAATTCCCATGGGAGTGGATTCAACAATGACCTGCCATATGGATTCTTCATTTAATGATCTTGATATGCTTGAATCCCTGTTGGCTTTGGCTGGCTGCAATTATTTTATGGGTATTAACGGCGGTGATGATGTAATGTTAAATCATTTAACTTCTTCTTACCATGATATGGCAACATTGCGTGAAATGACGGATAAAAAGGTCATCCCAGAATTTGGCGACTGGTGTCGCAGATGGGGAATTATGGATAAAAATGACCATTTGACAGATCTGGCTGGTGACGCATCAATCTTTTTTAAATAA
- a CDS encoding ethanolamine ammonia-lyase reactivating factor EutA, whose amino-acid sequence MKEKVLSVGIDIGTSTTEIVFSHIIIENIASNFRVPDIQIVDKEIIYRSPIYFTPLLSNTVLDTKGIIEIVKKEYDTASIEPRDVQTGAVIITGDTARKENAENVLREISDYAGDFVVATAGPELESILAGKGSGASEFSRKNKGAILNLDIGGGTTNVALFENGEVLEASCFDIGGRLIRFSKETNKIEYIFPKIQKLFQAMGITAKAGDPLTDDMLDKITEVLAKGLMEIIDPSQRSFLTDFLATNKIVKNFVKTPDYVSLSGGVGDLVYQEQMPKTNAFGDIGVLLAKKLRKNLTKDAVNVVKPAETIGATVVGAGNHSVDISGSTITVTAKNSLPIVNTPIMKVDNPINYTDEEIKKAFEKKINWIQGENTSMNIALAIENEKMLRFDEIQLMARKIIIGMQPIIQKQKVLIVVLKVDYGKVLGQSIQKYLSEDKQIICLDGVNVGNGDYIDIGMPVGVGEAVPVVIKTIAFSY is encoded by the coding sequence ATGAAAGAAAAAGTTTTAAGCGTGGGTATTGATATTGGAACCTCAACGACTGAGATAGTATTCAGTCATATTATTATTGAAAATATTGCGTCAAATTTTAGGGTGCCGGACATTCAAATTGTCGATAAGGAGATTATTTATCGCAGTCCTATTTATTTTACGCCACTGCTGTCAAACACTGTGCTTGACACAAAAGGAATAATAGAGATTGTTAAGAAAGAGTATGATACAGCTAGTATTGAACCGAGAGATGTACAGACAGGCGCAGTAATTATAACAGGTGATACGGCAAGAAAAGAAAATGCCGAAAATGTACTGCGGGAAATCAGTGATTATGCAGGTGACTTTGTTGTCGCGACAGCAGGGCCCGAGCTTGAGAGCATCTTGGCAGGAAAAGGTAGCGGTGCCTCAGAATTTTCAAGAAAAAATAAAGGAGCTATTTTGAATTTAGATATCGGCGGTGGCACAACGAATGTGGCGCTGTTCGAAAATGGGGAGGTGCTTGAAGCGAGTTGTTTTGACATTGGGGGAAGACTCATTCGCTTTTCAAAAGAAACAAATAAAATCGAGTATATTTTCCCAAAAATTCAAAAGCTTTTTCAGGCGATGGGGATAACCGCCAAAGCAGGCGATCCACTAACAGATGATATGCTTGACAAAATAACAGAAGTTTTAGCGAAAGGGTTAATGGAGATTATTGATCCATCGCAAAGAAGCTTTCTCACTGATTTTTTGGCGACTAATAAAATTGTAAAAAATTTTGTTAAAACTCCAGACTATGTTTCGCTTTCAGGTGGGGTTGGCGATCTTGTCTATCAGGAGCAAATGCCAAAAACAAATGCATTTGGTGACATTGGTGTACTGCTGGCAAAGAAATTAAGAAAAAATTTAACGAAGGATGCTGTTAATGTTGTTAAGCCAGCAGAAACGATTGGTGCAACGGTTGTTGGCGCTGGAAATCACAGCGTTGATATAAGTGGAAGCACCATTACTGTCACCGCAAAAAATAGTCTGCCGATTGTGAATACGCCGATCATGAAGGTTGATAACCCAATAAACTATACAGATGAAGAAATAAAGAAAGCTTTTGAAAAAAAAATAAATTGGATACAAGGTGAAAATACATCAATGAATATTGCGTTAGCTATTGAAAATGAAAAAATGTTGAGGTTCGATGAGATACAGTTGATGGCCCGAAAGATTATTATCGGGATGCAGCCGATTATACAAAAACAGAAAGTGCTTATCGTAGTTTTAAAAGTAGACTATGGAAAGGTATTAGGACAATCTATCCAGAAATATCTTTCTGAGGATAAGCAGATCATCTGCTTGGATGGTGTTAATGTAGGCAATGGCGATTACATTGACATTGGAATGCCTGTTGGTGTAGGAGAAGCAGTACCCGTTGTAATAAAAACAATAGCATTTAGTTATTAA
- a CDS encoding plasmid mobilization protein, which produces MKKRRRNVNVTFRMSSEESKELNIRVMLSGLTKQDYIIKRLSCREIEVIGNPRVYKALRNQMTQIYDELKRIYDGDEMTEEQLFTLQLIAQTLQGLKGEK; this is translated from the coding sequence ATGAAAAAACGTCGACGAAATGTTAATGTAACTTTTAGAATGTCTTCTGAAGAGAGTAAAGAGTTAAATATCCGGGTAATGTTGTCTGGGCTCACAAAGCAAGACTATATAATCAAACGATTATCTTGCCGAGAAATTGAGGTTATTGGAAATCCCAGAGTGTATAAGGCTCTTCGAAATCAGATGACACAAATTTATGATGAGCTGAAACGCATTTATGATGGCGATGAAATGACAGAAGAACAGCTATTCACGCTCCAGCTGATCGCGCAAACACTGCAGGGACTCAAAGGAGAAAAATAA
- a CDS encoding plasmid mobilization protein, with amino-acid sequence MRNRRETIQIRVREDEKNQIITNSQKCGLSVSEYLRMLARGYEPKPLPPIQYNEMMELLYDIRYALGDYDAPEAIAVLEETLLEMHAVLAPERRKDNGHHQNLARQGQPEPRH; translated from the coding sequence ATGAGAAATCGAAGAGAAACCATTCAAATAAGAGTGCGGGAAGATGAAAAAAATCAGATCATTACCAATAGTCAAAAGTGTGGATTAAGCGTTTCCGAATACCTGCGGATGCTGGCCAGAGGGTATGAACCGAAGCCATTGCCCCCCATCCAATACAATGAAATGATGGAACTGTTATACGATATACGCTATGCCTTGGGCGATTATGACGCCCCAGAAGCCATCGCTGTTTTAGAAGAAACCCTGCTAGAAATGCACGCCGTTTTAGCCCCGGAAAGGAGAAAAGACAATGGCCATCACCAAAATCTGGCCCGTCAAGGACAGCCTGAACCGCGTCATTGA
- a CDS encoding PHP domain-containing protein, translating into MVYDEDGGETVKIVDKGYKMDLHIHSIYSRGKDGSKVSYNTIKHVPELINKLTENRVEICAITDHDAFNCDMYLELKKYENSKNSSLIKVLPGVEFSVEFSTESEHFVVHVIAVFDDSDQEKVTAIASNLSDEAGKVVYDKDMAFSEEKFLAILKAIDLDTVLIAHQKNSLTSKRTRKNDANSAGMQKFNEFIYTDYFEAYEFKNRNNEIFNKSFLSSHGMTEDLRFITGSDCHNWKFYPKETEEDDSEFRYTYVKCLPTFRGLVMAITDHRRIKTVNSFFNPTETKLDFINMEINGVKMDIPLSRGINVIIGDNSIGKSLLLHKLTGYSKKKSKLLKAPIEKSYEKYLKDNKIKISSVIDEADLFGFDMQGEVREKFEEEKIKSDEFLKNYYPAAINPESYRLIVERELSKIYQYLSEKFDLDRIEEGLGKFKIENFDKVIAESLTFVGTVQRDNKKVKNYGDLGSEIISVIEKIKGIKDNQFIDKDDKEFFIQIETRLNEIALKYSDKKSAAIKENDKIGIYQAVIRDFKQKYQTAVSDTQKKISTYNENYRAIVDSIVELLIRRKQNKKPMIKLSKQIIEIRTNKVFEYEFNSRLVATEISEEYIWNLFNDVLKKDRKIDILEVRQEELADALPYYEGTAAGALEELKERLRKRLNDEFKNKYSITQKGMDKTQELSSGFNAKIYFDLLSYETERKGIYIIDQPEDNISQKSIREYLLDRFKIMGENRQVLIVTHNPQFIVNLDVDNVIFLGKNSDGYKVQSGALEYKDDHYNMLDIISDHIEGGLDTLKRRWKRYEKNHKFSEI; encoded by the coding sequence ATGGTTTATGATGAAGATGGAGGAGAGACTGTGAAAATTGTTGATAAGGGTTACAAAATGGATTTACATATTCATTCTATTTATTCAAGAGGGAAAGATGGATCAAAAGTAAGTTATAATACCATTAAACATGTACCAGAGTTAATAAATAAGTTGACAGAAAATAGAGTGGAAATTTGTGCAATTACAGATCATGATGCATTTAATTGTGATATGTATTTAGAATTAAAAAAATACGAAAATAGTAAAAATTCATCACTTATTAAAGTTCTTCCAGGTGTTGAATTTTCTGTAGAGTTTTCAACTGAATCTGAACACTTTGTTGTTCATGTGATTGCTGTATTTGATGATTCGGATCAAGAAAAAGTAACTGCCATTGCAAGCAACCTATCTGATGAAGCGGGAAAAGTTGTGTATGATAAAGATATGGCCTTTTCTGAAGAAAAGTTCTTGGCAATTCTTAAAGCAATTGATCTAGATACTGTTTTGATTGCTCATCAAAAGAATAGTTTAACTAGCAAAAGAACAAGAAAAAATGATGCCAACTCCGCTGGAATGCAAAAGTTTAATGAATTCATATATACGGATTATTTTGAAGCATATGAATTTAAAAATCGCAATAATGAAATTTTCAATAAATCGTTTTTATCTTCACATGGTATGACGGAGGATTTACGCTTTATTACGGGTTCTGACTGTCATAACTGGAAGTTTTATCCTAAGGAAACAGAGGAAGATGATTCAGAGTTCAGATATACCTATGTGAAATGTTTGCCAACATTTCGAGGATTAGTTATGGCTATAACAGACCATCGGAGGATTAAAACTGTTAATAGTTTTTTTAATCCGACAGAGACAAAATTAGATTTCATTAATATGGAAATTAATGGGGTTAAAATGGATATACCATTATCTAGAGGAATAAATGTTATTATCGGAGATAATTCTATAGGAAAATCTTTATTATTACATAAATTAACAGGTTATAGCAAAAAGAAAAGTAAATTATTAAAAGCACCAATTGAAAAAAGTTATGAAAAATATTTGAAAGATAATAAAATTAAGATTAGTTCTGTAATAGATGAAGCGGACTTGTTTGGCTTTGATATGCAAGGAGAAGTACGAGAGAAATTTGAAGAAGAAAAGATTAAATCAGATGAATTTTTAAAAAATTATTATCCAGCAGCGATAAATCCTGAATCTTATAGATTGATAGTAGAAAGAGAACTTAGCAAAATATATCAATATTTAAGTGAAAAGTTTGATCTTGATAGGATTGAAGAAGGGCTTGGAAAATTTAAAATAGAGAATTTTGATAAAGTGATTGCTGAGAGCTTAACATTTGTTGGAACAGTACAAAGAGATAACAAAAAAGTCAAAAATTATGGCGATTTAGGCAGTGAAATTATTTCTGTTATTGAGAAAATAAAAGGAATTAAAGATAATCAGTTTATTGATAAAGATGATAAAGAGTTCTTTATTCAAATTGAAACACGTTTAAATGAGATTGCACTTAAATATTCCGACAAGAAAAGTGCTGCAATTAAAGAAAATGATAAAATAGGAATTTATCAAGCGGTTATTAGAGACTTTAAACAAAAATATCAAACTGCGGTTTCTGACACTCAGAAGAAAATTTCGACTTATAATGAAAACTATCGAGCTATAGTAGATTCAATTGTAGAACTTTTGATTCGGCGGAAACAGAATAAAAAACCAATGATCAAATTGTCAAAACAAATAATCGAAATACGAACTAACAAAGTATTTGAATACGAGTTTAATAGCAGATTGGTTGCCACAGAAATATCGGAAGAATATATCTGGAATCTATTTAATGATGTATTGAAAAAAGATAGAAAAATTGATATTTTAGAAGTAAGGCAAGAAGAATTAGCAGATGCATTGCCTTATTATGAAGGAACTGCAGCAGGTGCTTTGGAAGAATTAAAGGAACGCCTTAGAAAAAGACTAAATGATGAATTTAAAAATAAATATTCTATAACTCAAAAGGGAATGGATAAGACACAGGAGTTGTCGTCTGGGTTTAACGCTAAAATATATTTCGACTTACTTTCATATGAGACAGAGCGTAAAGGCATTTATATAATAGACCAACCTGAAGATAATATTTCACAAAAGTCAATTCGAGAGTATTTACTTGACCGATTTAAGATAATGGGTGAAAATAGGCAGGTTCTTATTGTAACACATAATCCCCAATTTATTGTAAATTTGGATGTCGATAACGTAATTTTTCTTGGTAAAAATTCAGATGGATATAAAGTACAGTCTGGAGCTTTAGAGTATAAAGATGATCACTATAATATGTTGGATATTATCTCAGATCATATTGAAGGTGGTTTAGATACATTAAAACGGAGGTGGAAACGATATGAAAAGAATCATAAATTTTCAGAAATCTGA